The segment AATGTCATCGATGGTCTATTAACTGTCAGATAAATAACAAATGGTATCACGACAATTATTGCCTCCCCCATTACCTTATTAATATCTTGCATATATAAGGAGTTTCATGGACGCTACTACGATCAACAGGACGAAATCAGCGATAGATGCCCTTATCGAAGTACAGCAGCTGTGGATAGACAATGTTCCGGAGTATGAGCTATCAGACAGAGAGCTTGTAGTGCTGAAAAAAAGGCTCAACCGTGCAATGGATAACATCCAGAAGATCTATGAAGACAATGAAGAAGTGATGAACAGGGCTGAAGAATCACTCAAAAAAGAAAATGCCAGATGAAGCTGGCAGAGTCGATCAATAAAATTAGTGGCAATATTGCTAGAGTATACGTTGAAGTATATAATGGATAGATCCGGCATAACTTCATTCGGACCGATCCGGACCGACAAACTATTGTTTTTTTCATTTCAGGAAACAAGGCTGATGGCAGTATATGCCATCAGACCTGCTACCAGTGGCGATATTACCCACATTACCACAATTCGTCTTACCATCCTATTCTTCATCGTAGCCATGCCTTTATTAGCACATCCGATTCCTATAACTGCTGCCGGTACCAGCTGCCCGAGTGCCACAGGGATACCGTAATGGGATGCAACATGTACGATGATTGCCACGATCACTTCGATGAAGATCGCACGTATGGTACAGATCTCTGCTATATCCGTCCCGACGGTCTGGAGGACACGACCTCCTATCACTATAGCTCCAATGCCAAGCGTAAGACCTCCGATAACAGCTCCTGTTGTCGCGTCCACAAATCCCGCTCCTACGAGAGGACCGACAGCATTGGCAGCATTGTTCGCACCTGCCGAATAGGCAACATAACAACCGGTCACCGTCAGGAGCTTTCCGATAGTGCTCCTTATCTGTGCTTCCGATTCATGTTCCACAAGCCATACCACCATTCTTGGATGGATGTATTTGCCGGAAAGATAAGCCAGAACGAATGCAAGTATCGGGGTAGCGATCCACCATCCTACTATCTCTGAAAGCAGTTGGGTATCGAGTATCCCGTAGAATATTCCTATTCCTACAATAGCACCTACTGCTGACTGGCTTGCTGATATCGGGACCTTTAGTATGTTCCCTATGAACAGGCTGATGGCGGCTGCACTTGTTGCAATGATCGCTGCTGTGATGGTAATTGTATTACCTGGAATGATTCCTTCGCCAAGGGTCCTGATGACCTCTTCACCACTGATCAGGGCACCGAGAAGGGAAAATATTGCTATCAATATCACTGCCTGCTTTTTAGTACGGGCCCTTGCACCATATGCTGGACCCATGGCAGCAGCTGCATTGTTCCCGCCGATGTTGATCCCCATGAAGATCGCA is part of the Methanococcoides methylutens MM1 genome and harbors:
- a CDS encoding inorganic phosphate transporter codes for the protein MIIALAAIASAIFMGINIGGNNAAAAMGPAYGARARTKKQAVILIAIFSLLGALISGEEVIRTLGEGIIPGNTITITAAIIATSAAAISLFIGNILKVPISASQSAVGAIVGIGIFYGILDTQLLSEIVGWWIATPILAFVLAYLSGKYIHPRMVVWLVEHESEAQIRSTIGKLLTVTGCYVAYSAGANNAANAVGPLVGAGFVDATTGAVIGGLTLGIGAIVIGGRVLQTVGTDIAEICTIRAIFIEVIVAIIVHVASHYGIPVALGQLVPAAVIGIGCANKGMATMKNRMVRRIVVMWVISPLVAGLMAYTAISLVS